The following proteins are co-located in the Komagataeibacter sp. FNDCF1 genome:
- a CDS encoding nicotinamidase encodes MYKITSSDALLIIDMQPDFLPGGPLAVPGADMLLPVINRLSRLPFGLVVASQDWHPQDHVSFVTRSGPWPVHCVADTPGAALSPHLEQKRIGVIMRKGMDPDVDSYSAFGDNNGTTRTGLAGLLESRGMTRVFITGVALDYCVACTARDARRAGFNTIVLHDACLGVAAAPDTVFSALAADGITSASSPDLQPG; translated from the coding sequence ATGTACAAGATAACATCATCCGATGCATTGCTGATCATCGACATGCAGCCCGATTTCCTGCCCGGGGGGCCGCTTGCGGTGCCGGGCGCGGACATGCTGCTTCCCGTGATCAACCGGTTGTCCCGTCTGCCATTCGGCCTGGTTGTCGCCAGCCAGGACTGGCATCCGCAGGATCATGTGTCCTTTGTCACGCGATCCGGGCCATGGCCGGTCCATTGCGTGGCGGATACGCCGGGTGCGGCACTGTCACCACATCTGGAGCAGAAACGGATCGGCGTCATCATGCGCAAGGGCATGGACCCGGATGTCGACAGCTATTCCGCGTTCGGGGACAATAACGGCACGACCCGGACCGGGCTTGCAGGACTGCTGGAAAGCCGGGGCATGACCCGTGTATTCATTACGGGTGTCGCACTTGACTACTGCGTGGCCTGTACCGCGCGTGATGCGCGCCGGGCAGGCTTCAATACGATTGTGCTGCATGATGCCTGCCTGGGCGTGGCGGCAGCCCCTGACACGGTTTTTTCCGCCCTGGCGGCGGATGGGATCACAAGCGCATCCAGCCCGGATCTGCAACCGGGCTGA
- a CDS encoding LUD domain-containing protein, with translation MSSREDILARVRAHKPALARPLPQVPFFDPPPGTDLPATFRESFVRMGGTLPDCGQDDPLDVVRRIMSTAPVTCSRVPEIRGNRSLSDDTPPASLADIDIGVVRASFGVAETGSVCLTEEDLLVNTLGYLPQHLIVLLDPARIVSNLHRAYQRPEWRSMHYAVLQSGPSATADIEGVLVHGAQGVRSLRLFFVPGHDG, from the coding sequence ATGAGCAGCCGCGAAGACATACTGGCCCGCGTGCGGGCCCACAAACCCGCTCTTGCCCGCCCCCTGCCACAGGTGCCGTTTTTTGATCCGCCACCGGGCACGGACCTGCCTGCGACCTTCCGCGAATCCTTTGTCCGGATGGGGGGAACGCTACCCGACTGTGGCCAGGACGACCCGCTGGACGTGGTGCGCAGGATCATGTCCACAGCCCCCGTCACTTGCTCGCGCGTGCCCGAAATCAGGGGCAACCGTAGCCTGAGCGATGATACGCCCCCCGCATCACTGGCGGATATCGACATCGGCGTGGTACGGGCTTCCTTTGGCGTGGCGGAAACGGGGTCGGTCTGCCTGACGGAAGAGGACCTGCTGGTCAATACGCTGGGTTACCTGCCACAGCACCTGATCGTGCTGCTGGACCCGGCACGGATTGTCAGCAACCTGCATCGTGCCTATCAACGTCCGGAATGGCGATCGATGCATTATGCGGTCTTGCAGAGCGGCCCATCCGCCACGGCGGATATCGAAGGGGTGCTGGTACATGGCGCACAGGGTGTGCGTTCCCTGCGCCTGTTCTTTGTACCGGGCCATGACGGCTGA
- a CDS encoding lactate utilization protein B, whose protein sequence is MSGAQGSDLNRNPPHPGRLDHAEGASIPLHSRVREAQPRGAVINGDQPIDQAGAAERFIAAPEHERMHDARLWDLRQKRDRQMHGIAEWEDLRRLASEIKEHALTHLDHYLEQFETNARANGIHVHWAQDADEHNAIILSLLRDHGVKRLIKSKSMLTEECGFRDFMAESGVEVVETDLGERIQQLDDEAPSHVVVPAVHKLRSDVAEVFARTLGTDPDDDDVHYLTEQQREKTRPLILDAQAGLTGANFVVAETGTFVVCTNEGNADLSANTPPLQIASIGIEKVIPRLEDLPVFVRLLSRSALGSPITQYTSHFRGPRRGGELHVVLVDNGRSERLGMEQFWTSLKCIRCGACMNTCPVFRRSGGLSYGATYAGPIGLIIDPTFNRHRYSSLPFSSTLNGSCTNVCPVRINIHEQIAGWRRVLAETHELPLMKKVIMREAGHLLSHPALYRTAIATADSALKHLPRFMVYNRLNTWGHGREVPAPPRETFHQWYAANRATKKGKPA, encoded by the coding sequence ATGAGCGGCGCACAGGGCAGCGACCTGAACCGCAACCCGCCCCATCCCGGCCGCCTGGACCATGCCGAAGGGGCATCCATCCCGCTGCATTCGCGCGTGCGTGAGGCCCAGCCGCGTGGCGCGGTGATAAACGGCGACCAGCCCATCGATCAGGCCGGGGCCGCCGAACGCTTCATCGCAGCCCCCGAACATGAACGCATGCATGATGCACGCCTGTGGGACCTGCGGCAGAAACGCGACCGGCAGATGCACGGGATCGCGGAATGGGAGGACCTGCGCAGGCTGGCATCCGAAATCAAGGAACATGCCCTGACCCATCTGGACCATTACCTGGAACAGTTCGAGACCAATGCGCGCGCCAATGGCATCCATGTCCACTGGGCGCAGGATGCGGATGAACATAACGCCATCATCCTGTCCCTGCTGCGCGATCATGGCGTCAAACGGCTGATCAAAAGCAAGTCGATGCTGACGGAGGAATGCGGCTTCCGTGATTTCATGGCTGAATCCGGGGTCGAAGTCGTGGAAACCGACCTGGGTGAACGCATCCAGCAGCTTGATGATGAAGCACCCAGCCATGTCGTGGTGCCTGCCGTGCACAAGCTGCGTTCGGACGTGGCGGAGGTGTTCGCCCGCACACTGGGCACGGACCCGGATGATGATGACGTGCATTACCTGACCGAACAGCAGCGCGAAAAGACGCGGCCGCTGATCCTGGATGCGCAGGCCGGTCTGACGGGCGCCAATTTCGTGGTGGCCGAAACCGGGACGTTCGTTGTGTGCACCAATGAAGGCAATGCCGATCTTTCGGCCAACACGCCACCATTGCAGATTGCCTCCATCGGGATCGAGAAGGTCATCCCCCGGCTGGAAGACCTGCCGGTTTTCGTGCGCCTGCTGTCGCGCAGCGCACTGGGTTCACCCATCACCCAGTACACATCCCATTTCCGCGGCCCCCGCCGTGGAGGGGAACTGCATGTCGTGCTGGTGGATAACGGGCGGTCCGAACGGCTGGGCATGGAGCAGTTCTGGACATCGCTCAAATGCATCCGCTGTGGCGCGTGCATGAATACCTGCCCGGTGTTCCGCCGCAGCGGGGGGCTGAGCTATGGCGCAACCTATGCCGGGCCGATCGGGCTGATCATCGACCCGACCTTCAACCGTCACCGCTACAGCAGCCTGCCGTTTTCCTCCACGCTCAATGGCAGTTGCACCAATGTCTGCCCCGTAAGGATCAATATTCACGAACAGATCGCGGGCTGGCGCAGGGTTCTGGCTGAAACGCATGAGCTGCCACTCATGAAAAAGGTGATTATGCGCGAAGCCGGGCACCTGCTGTCCCACCCGGCGCTGTATCGCACGGCCATCGCAACGGCGGACAGCGCCCTGAAACATCTGCCCCGCTTCATGGTGTACAACCGCCTGAATACATGGGGGCATGGCCGTGAGGTGCCTGCCCCGCCACGTGAGACATTCCATCAATGGTATGCCGCAAACCGCGCAACAAAAAAAGGAAAGCCCGCATGA
- a CDS encoding (Fe-S)-binding protein, which yields MRIGLFVPCYIDAFHPEVGIATLELLERFGLDVEYPREQTCCGQPMTNTGCHAESAATEDLFVRNFTGYDYIVAPSGSCVHHVRCDMDAVEQTDDVRQVRARTYELVEFLHDILKVDAFPWAEFPHRVSLHNNCNALRGLNHASMSELREPAFSKPADLLAKVRGLEFVHIRRPDECCGFGGTFSVFEKGVSEKMGYDKVRDHSSAGADYVVSADSSCMMHQQGCAQRLDMPLKFIHIAQILNGARA from the coding sequence ATGCGTATCGGCCTGTTCGTACCCTGCTACATTGATGCCTTTCACCCCGAAGTGGGTATCGCCACGCTGGAACTGCTCGAACGCTTCGGGCTGGATGTGGAATACCCGCGTGAGCAGACCTGCTGTGGGCAGCCCATGACCAATACCGGCTGCCACGCGGAATCCGCCGCCACGGAAGACCTGTTTGTCCGCAATTTTACCGGATACGATTATATCGTCGCCCCATCGGGGAGCTGCGTGCACCATGTGCGTTGCGACATGGATGCGGTGGAACAGACCGATGACGTGCGGCAGGTGCGTGCACGGACCTATGAACTGGTTGAATTCCTGCATGACATCCTGAAGGTCGATGCCTTTCCATGGGCCGAATTCCCGCACCGTGTCAGCCTGCACAACAACTGCAATGCCCTGCGTGGGCTGAACCATGCCAGCATGAGCGAACTGCGCGAACCGGCCTTTTCCAAACCGGCCGACCTGCTGGCGAAGGTGCGCGGACTGGAATTCGTGCATATCCGGCGCCCCGATGAATGCTGCGGCTTTGGCGGCACGTTCTCGGTCTTTGAAAAGGGTGTGTCGGAAAAGATGGGGTATGACAAGGTGCGTGACCACAGCAGCGCCGGGGCGGACTATGTCGTCTCGGCCGACAGTTCATGCATGATGCACCAGCAGGGCTGCGCGCAGCGGCTGGACATGCCGCTCAAGTTCATCCACATCGCCCAGATCCTGAACGGGGCACGGGCATGA
- the dld gene encoding D-lactate dehydrogenase: protein MFTTLRARFAHQSTHDAARDPFIGQMRQIVGDAHVLTDPARTLPFRRGFRFGLGNALAVVHPGTLVEQWRVVQACIRANKIVLMQAANTGITGGSTPDGNDYDRDIVIISGMRLKKIFVIGGGRQVICLPGATLDQLERTLAPLGREPHSVIGSSCIGAAVFGGVSNNSGGALVQRGPAFTQMSVFAQVDDTGTLHLVNHLGVELGQDAEEILGNLDRGVIAENAINWNAGKGHDDNYATHVRDVEADTPARYNADPARLFEGAGCAGRMALFAVRLDTFPAEKNPAVFYIGTNSPDELEDIRRHILTAFSELPIAGEYIHRDAFDIAEEYGKDTFLIIRAIGTRRLPMLFALKNRFDRLAERVAFLPGNMSDRLLQAASRLFPRHLPKRMYDFRDRFEHHLMLKVSGHLAGEARTFLDGFCAKNGTRYFACTPDEGARAFLHRFAAAGAAIRYRTTHHRTVEDIVALDVALRRNDRQWSETLPSDLDHKLVVKLYYGHFLCHVMHQDYIVRKGNACPPIEAQMLTLLDRRGARYPAEHNYGHLYAAPESLQQHYRALDPCNCFNPGIGKTTKRRNWLAESVS, encoded by the coding sequence ATGTTTACCACCCTGAGAGCCCGCTTTGCGCATCAATCCACACACGATGCCGCGCGGGACCCGTTTATCGGCCAGATGCGCCAGATCGTGGGAGATGCCCATGTCCTGACCGACCCCGCACGGACCCTGCCGTTCCGCCGCGGTTTCCGCTTCGGGCTGGGCAACGCACTGGCGGTGGTGCATCCCGGCACGCTTGTGGAACAGTGGCGGGTGGTGCAGGCGTGCATCAGGGCGAACAAGATCGTGCTGATGCAGGCGGCCAATACCGGCATCACGGGCGGTTCGACCCCTGACGGCAATGATTATGACCGCGACATCGTCATCATAAGTGGCATGCGGCTGAAAAAGATCTTTGTCATTGGCGGGGGCAGGCAGGTCATCTGCCTGCCGGGCGCCACACTGGACCAGCTTGAACGCACGCTGGCGCCGCTGGGGCGCGAGCCGCATTCGGTCATTGGCTCATCATGCATCGGGGCTGCAGTTTTTGGCGGGGTCAGCAACAATTCCGGTGGCGCGCTGGTGCAGCGTGGACCGGCATTCACGCAGATGTCGGTCTTCGCGCAGGTGGATGACACAGGCACGCTGCATCTTGTCAATCATCTCGGTGTCGAACTGGGTCAGGATGCCGAGGAGATACTGGGCAACCTCGATCGCGGCGTGATCGCGGAAAACGCCATCAACTGGAACGCCGGCAAAGGACATGACGACAATTACGCAACCCACGTGCGCGATGTCGAGGCGGACACGCCCGCCCGCTACAATGCCGACCCGGCCCGTCTGTTCGAAGGGGCGGGCTGTGCGGGGCGCATGGCGCTGTTTGCCGTCCGGCTGGATACATTCCCTGCTGAAAAGAACCCTGCCGTTTTCTATATCGGCACCAACAGCCCCGATGAACTGGAGGACATCCGCCGCCATATCCTGACCGCGTTTTCCGAACTGCCGATCGCGGGTGAATACATCCACCGTGACGCCTTCGACATTGCGGAAGAATATGGCAAGGACACCTTCCTGATCATCCGCGCCATCGGCACGCGCCGCCTGCCCATGCTGTTTGCGCTCAAGAACCGTTTTGACCGGCTGGCCGAACGCGTGGCCTTCCTGCCCGGCAACATGAGCGACCGGCTGCTGCAGGCCGCAAGCCGGCTGTTCCCCCGCCACCTGCCCAAACGCATGTATGATTTCCGGGACCGGTTCGAACATCACCTGATGCTCAAGGTCAGCGGGCACCTTGCCGGGGAAGCCCGGACATTCCTTGACGGTTTCTGTGCAAAAAATGGCACGCGCTACTTCGCCTGCACGCCCGATGAAGGGGCCAGGGCCTTCCTGCACCGTTTTGCCGCGGCCGGCGCCGCCATCCGTTACCGCACCACGCATCACCGCACGGTGGAGGATATTGTCGCCCTGGACGTGGCCCTGCGCCGCAATGACCGGCAATGGTCGGAAACCCTGCCTTCCGACCTGGACCACAAGCTGGTTGTCAAACTGTATTACGGGCATTTCCTGTGCCACGTCATGCATCAGGACTATATCGTGCGCAAAGGCAATGCCTGCCCACCGATCGAGGCGCAGATGCTGACCCTGCTGGACCGCCGCGGCGCGCGCTACCCGGCGGAACATAATTACGGACACCTGTACGCCGCCCCTGAATCGCTGCAGCAGCACTACCGCGCGCTTGATCCCTGCAACTGCTTCAATCCCGGCATCGGCAAGACCACCAAACGCCGCAACTGGCTGGCTGAAAGCGTGTCCTGA
- a CDS encoding carbohydrate porin, protein MARKSDADYTAQPRLHLLVSQPHAEPHDVPTVSHASVSTRLNTIFRSEGLSILLNNREDALRVRDLSAGYYASSEAPGHLLPQIGAFRSRLQRRGITFSFTYKGEAMADVGGGISRGMDYVHELTLQTQFDLGRLFGLDGWTVHTLLMERVGREVSHDRVGDYNISLMEVYSLSGHSVAHLTDMYAQKSFLHNTVDLAFGRMALTHVFATSPLLCSFMMTCSAPVAIKLDAGFSVYPKATWGGRVRLRPTRDTIMQVGAYSVSPLNEDISGWAWAGEKSTGLMIPVEFAWQPFFGPRKLPGHYVLGFAHDTTRYADNIGDIPTGSTVRRHGGEARDTFYLEADQMLYRKGGSNQMAGGYALAGYIHNTPDVSVISDEFYVGSSLLGIIPYRPHDRFGLMYSYYRMSPRTELGQQLRMDAGMALGAHVNGPQTHASVLEAYYGVPVYPGILVQPEFEYMMRPGETAHIPNAEVVGLKVIGTL, encoded by the coding sequence TTGGCGCGTAAATCTGATGCGGATTATACTGCACAGCCACGTCTGCATCTACTGGTCTCCCAGCCCCATGCCGAACCGCATGACGTGCCGACGGTGTCACACGCTTCTGTCTCCACCCGGCTTAATACCATTTTCAGGAGTGAGGGACTGTCGATCCTGCTGAATAATCGCGAGGACGCGCTGCGCGTCCGTGACCTGTCAGCGGGTTATTATGCTTCATCCGAGGCACCGGGCCATCTCCTGCCCCAGATCGGGGCCTTCCGTTCACGCCTGCAACGCAGGGGGATCACATTTTCATTTACTTACAAGGGTGAAGCGATGGCCGATGTTGGCGGTGGCATATCCCGCGGCATGGATTACGTGCATGAACTGACATTGCAGACCCAGTTCGACCTGGGGCGCCTGTTCGGGCTGGACGGCTGGACAGTCCATACCCTGCTTATGGAACGCGTGGGGCGCGAGGTCTCGCATGACCGGGTGGGCGACTACAATATCAGCCTTATGGAAGTGTACAGCCTGTCCGGGCATTCGGTCGCGCATCTGACGGACATGTACGCCCAGAAATCATTCCTGCACAACACGGTGGACCTGGCGTTTGGCCGCATGGCGCTGACCCATGTCTTTGCGACATCGCCCCTGCTGTGCAGCTTCATGATGACATGCTCCGCCCCCGTGGCCATCAAGCTTGATGCGGGGTTCAGCGTCTATCCCAAGGCGACATGGGGCGGGCGGGTACGCCTGCGGCCGACACGCGACACGATCATGCAGGTCGGCGCCTACAGTGTCAGCCCGCTGAATGAGGACATAAGCGGCTGGGCCTGGGCAGGGGAAAAGAGCACCGGGCTCATGATACCGGTGGAATTCGCATGGCAGCCCTTTTTCGGCCCCAGGAAGCTGCCCGGCCATTACGTTCTGGGCTTCGCGCATGACACCACCCGTTACGCCGATAACATTGGTGACATCCCCACCGGCAGCACCGTACGCCGCCATGGGGGAGAGGCCCGCGATACCTTCTATCTGGAAGCCGACCAGATGCTGTACCGCAAGGGTGGCAGCAACCAGATGGCGGGCGGTTATGCACTGGCCGGTTATATCCACAATACCCCGGATGTATCGGTCATATCGGATGAATTCTATGTCGGCTCGTCCCTGCTGGGCATCATTCCCTATCGCCCGCATGACCGGTTTGGCCTGATGTATTCCTACTACCGCATGAGCCCGCGCACCGAACTGGGCCAGCAGCTGCGCATGGATGCGGGTATGGCGCTGGGGGCACATGTCAACGGGCCACAGACCCATGCCTCCGTGCTGGAAGCCTATTACGGGGTGCCGGTCTATCCCGGCATCCTGGTCCAGCCGGAATTCGAATACATGATGCGCCCCGGCGAGACCGCGCACATTCCAAATGCCGAAGTGGTGGGGCTGAAAGTTATCGGCACCCTGTAA
- a CDS encoding IS1182 family transposase — MSRFIPFDRSQPYLLPPDLTSWLPADDMAHFIVAAVERVPMSAFCVPVRTGGKAQYHPRLMLALLIFSYANGLFSSRRIERATYRDIGVRFVAANLHPDHDTIATFRRTNRTAIEAAFAQVLLLARETGLLRLGVVSIDGTKIDADASKYRSLRYDRIRALREQLAVDIAKLMDQAEHADATDRDPQALPEELARRETLKAKLDEACARLEADAKAQAEAARPAYEKKKAAYDAKTGRRGRAPKPPDDEPPPDRQISLTDPDSRLMRRSDAHEFRQAYNAQAVVCAEGSQLIVTTDVVATSADAPSFASTVLSMEHTIGLPKTVLADTGYASGQAVRDLRKKGIDPLVAIGRPCARRPYDFRPPPEDREPRRITEPWRLAMKKKLETTKAGNIYRLRKQTVEPVFGIIKSIMGFRRFSLRGLAKVTTEWTLVALAYNCKRMARLQAA; from the coding sequence ATGAGCCGCTTCATCCCGTTTGACCGATCCCAGCCGTATCTTCTGCCGCCTGATCTGACGTCGTGGCTTCCGGCTGACGATATGGCGCATTTCATTGTCGCAGCTGTTGAGCGGGTTCCGATGAGTGCGTTCTGCGTGCCAGTGCGCACGGGAGGCAAGGCGCAGTATCATCCGCGCCTGATGCTGGCCCTTCTGATCTTCAGCTATGCGAACGGGTTGTTTTCCTCACGCCGGATCGAGCGGGCGACATATCGCGACATCGGGGTACGCTTCGTGGCGGCGAACCTGCATCCGGATCATGATACGATTGCGACCTTCCGCCGGACGAACCGGACAGCCATTGAAGCTGCATTTGCGCAGGTCCTGCTTCTGGCGCGCGAGACGGGTCTGCTGCGTCTGGGTGTCGTATCGATTGACGGCACGAAAATTGATGCCGACGCTTCGAAATACCGTTCCCTGCGCTACGACCGGATCAGGGCACTGCGCGAACAGCTGGCGGTGGATATCGCGAAACTGATGGACCAGGCGGAGCACGCAGATGCCACAGACAGAGATCCGCAGGCCCTGCCAGAAGAGCTTGCCCGACGGGAAACACTGAAAGCGAAGCTGGACGAAGCCTGCGCCCGGCTGGAAGCAGATGCGAAAGCGCAGGCCGAGGCGGCGCGACCGGCATACGAGAAGAAGAAAGCCGCTTATGATGCGAAAACAGGGCGTCGTGGCAGGGCGCCGAAACCGCCGGATGATGAACCGCCACCCGACCGGCAGATCAGTCTGACCGATCCCGACAGCCGCCTCATGCGGCGTTCGGACGCCCACGAGTTCCGGCAGGCTTACAATGCCCAGGCCGTGGTCTGCGCCGAAGGCAGTCAGCTGATCGTGACAACCGACGTTGTCGCCACGTCAGCGGACGCGCCATCCTTTGCCAGCACCGTGCTGTCGATGGAACACACGATCGGTCTCCCAAAGACAGTGCTCGCCGACACCGGTTACGCCAGCGGGCAGGCGGTCCGGGACCTGCGGAAAAAAGGCATCGATCCGCTGGTCGCCATCGGACGGCCCTGCGCCCGCAGGCCTTATGACTTCCGGCCACCTCCTGAAGACAGGGAACCGCGCCGGATCACCGAACCCTGGCGGCTTGCCATGAAGAAAAAACTGGAAACCACAAAAGCCGGAAATATTTACAGACTACGAAAACAGACCGTTGAACCGGTCTTTGGAATTATCAAAAGCATCATGGGCTTCAGAAGATTCAGTCTGCGTGGCCTTGCAAAAGTCACGACTGAATGGACCCTCGTCGCTCTCGCATACAACTGCAAAAGAATGGCACGGCTTCAGGCAGCATAA
- a CDS encoding lipocalin-like domain-containing protein — MPVQGAMPQEKAGHEGEELRQKLIGTWELVSYKVEEKESGSFIPAMGPSPRGRVVFTPDGWVAFNLEGSHRHPAHNDEDRARLMKTLVAYIGRYRVEGNQWITNVQTAWAPEWVGTEQRRTVVVSDGHANVMTPWRNMPNWAQGRLSRSIIRFRRAPEA, encoded by the coding sequence ATGCCAGTTCAGGGGGCCATGCCGCAGGAAAAAGCCGGACATGAAGGCGAGGAACTGCGGCAGAAACTCATCGGGACATGGGAACTCGTGTCCTACAAGGTGGAAGAAAAAGAATCCGGCTCCTTCATCCCGGCAATGGGGCCAAGCCCCCGGGGCCGCGTGGTGTTCACGCCCGATGGCTGGGTCGCCTTCAATCTTGAAGGCAGCCACCGCCACCCGGCCCATAATGATGAGGATCGCGCCCGGCTGATGAAGACGCTGGTGGCATATATCGGCCGCTACCGTGTCGAGGGCAATCAGTGGATCACGAATGTCCAGACCGCATGGGCGCCTGAATGGGTCGGAACGGAACAGCGCCGGACGGTTGTTGTCAGTGACGGGCACGCCAATGTCATGACCCCATGGCGTAACATGCCCAACTGGGCGCAGGGACGCCTGTCGCGCAGCATCATCCGTTTCCGGCGCGCGCCAGAAGCCTGA
- a CDS encoding LysR family transcriptional regulator, translating into MSHDEIGDLRFFSALVDAGSLTAGARSLGTSPAAVSRRLARIEARLGSTLVIRNTRHFGLSETGRLYYERGLSIVADIDHLEEEISSSTRAPRGTLGIGAPVELGRRQIAPFIEAFSARHPQLNINLALASEGVYDFSDSLDVVLRLGLPDTPGAVVTRLASTMRVLCASPAYIARRSVPAHPRDLVRHDCLCLRRNKTMALLNRWAIGNETETEVVTVEPRLSATNAEIIHDWALSGQGIAYKLLCDVYQDLEEGKLVRIFPDLQGEKIDLYAVVPGRQHTRASVRAFVSELRPYIRTAGFMEQG; encoded by the coding sequence TTGTCACATGACGAGATTGGAGACCTGCGTTTTTTCAGCGCCCTGGTGGATGCAGGCAGCCTGACGGCGGGTGCGCGAAGTCTTGGCACATCGCCTGCCGCCGTGTCGCGGCGGCTTGCCCGTATCGAGGCAAGGCTGGGCAGTACGCTCGTCATCCGCAATACGCGGCATTTTGGGCTGAGTGAAACGGGGCGGCTGTATTATGAGCGCGGCCTGTCCATCGTGGCCGATATCGACCATCTGGAGGAGGAAATCTCCTCATCGACCCGCGCGCCAAGGGGAACCCTTGGTATCGGTGCGCCTGTGGAATTGGGGCGCAGGCAGATCGCGCCCTTTATTGAAGCCTTCAGCGCACGCCATCCACAACTGAACATCAACCTGGCCCTGGCTTCCGAAGGGGTGTACGATTTCAGTGATTCACTTGATGTCGTACTCAGGCTGGGGCTGCCCGATACGCCCGGTGCCGTGGTCACCCGTCTGGCTTCGACCATGCGGGTGCTGTGTGCTTCTCCCGCCTATATCGCGCGGCGTTCCGTGCCGGCGCATCCGCGTGATCTGGTCCGGCACGACTGTCTATGCCTGCGGCGGAACAAGACCATGGCGCTGCTGAACAGATGGGCCATCGGCAACGAGACGGAGACGGAAGTGGTGACGGTCGAGCCCCGTCTTTCTGCCACCAATGCCGAAATCATTCATGACTGGGCGCTTTCGGGTCAGGGTATCGCCTATAAACTGCTCTGTGATGTGTACCAGGATCTTGAAGAAGGGAAGCTCGTGCGGATATTTCCTGACCTGCAGGGCGAAAAAATCGATCTGTACGCGGTGGTGCCCGGCCGCCAGCATACACGGGCCAGCGTGCGAGCATTTGTGAGTGAACTCAGGCCCTATATTCGCACCGCGGGCTTCATGGAACAGGGATAG
- a CDS encoding IS5 family transposase — translation MAWTEITRAQYRRDDLEYASDLRDREWALIAPLMPERKRLGRPRRTDLRRVMEAILYIVTTGCQWRQLPRHFPPFTTVQGYFYRWIREGRWEAMNHILVILSREQDGRDATPSVGIIDSQSVKTAENGGPRGYDAGKKIKGRKRHIATDTLGHIMTAVVHPADIQDRDGALMVAARIRSLFPWLRHLIADGGYAGEKLRNGLAQIGQWTIEIIKRSDQVKGFVVLPKRWIVERSFAWLGRCRRLTRDVEATISSSEAWLMIAHIRRVLRKINQVAF, via the coding sequence ATGGCCTGGACTGAAATCACCCGTGCGCAGTATCGCCGGGACGACCTGGAGTATGCAAGCGACCTGCGGGACAGGGAATGGGCGTTGATAGCGCCGCTGATGCCCGAGAGAAAGCGACTGGGCAGGCCACGGCGCACCGATTTGCGTCGTGTCATGGAGGCGATCCTGTACATTGTTACGACCGGCTGCCAATGGCGCCAATTGCCCCGGCACTTCCCTCCCTTCACGACCGTGCAGGGCTATTTCTACCGTTGGATCCGCGAGGGACGATGGGAAGCCATGAACCATATTCTCGTGATCCTGTCGCGAGAGCAGGACGGGCGTGATGCCACGCCTTCGGTGGGCATTATCGACAGCCAATCGGTTAAAACGGCTGAAAATGGCGGCCCTCGCGGTTATGACGCGGGCAAGAAAATCAAGGGACGCAAGCGGCATATCGCCACCGACACGCTGGGTCATATCATGACTGCCGTCGTACATCCCGCCGACATCCAGGATCGTGACGGGGCATTGATGGTTGCAGCCCGGATCCGTTCGCTGTTCCCCTGGTTGCGGCACCTGATCGCCGACGGCGGCTATGCCGGTGAGAAGCTACGAAACGGGTTGGCGCAAATCGGACAGTGGACGATCGAGATCATCAAGCGCTCCGATCAGGTCAAGGGCTTCGTCGTCCTGCCAAAGCGCTGGATCGTCGAGCGCAGCTTCGCCTGGCTGGGACGTTGCCGCCGCCTCACCAGGGACGTCGAAGCCACAATCTCCTCATCTGAAGCTTGGCTTATGATCGCTCATATCCGCAGAGTGCTGCGGAAAATCAATCAGGTCGCTTTTTGA